The following are encoded in a window of Bradyrhizobium guangdongense genomic DNA:
- a CDS encoding flagellar motor protein MotA, which translates to MPSGASPRSTIEIEYTKLSSPSVFLVRMLVFLVLCALVGVVLYKQIIQAFFANPGLNALIGAVLFIGIVLAFRQVIRLYPEVSWVNNFRIADPGLAPARHPKLLAPMAMILGGERTGRMSITQTTMRHLLDSIATRLDEARDISRYMTGLLVFLGLLGTFWGLIETVGSVGKVIDGLKVGGDAGALFDTLKEGLAAPLGGMGISFSSSLFGLAGSLILGFLDLQSSQAQNRFYTDLEDWLATTVREYGSSEVTAVASSGGVASGELQAAVERLRSVLEEGSASRGTTAAMASLAEAIQALVSHMRTEQQMIREWADGQGEQNREIRRLLERIARQPEKS; encoded by the coding sequence ATGCCGTCAGGCGCCTCGCCCCGCTCCACCATCGAGATCGAGTACACAAAACTGTCCTCGCCCAGCGTCTTCCTGGTGCGGATGCTGGTCTTCCTGGTGCTGTGCGCGCTGGTGGGCGTCGTGCTCTACAAGCAGATCATCCAGGCCTTCTTCGCCAACCCTGGTTTGAACGCCCTGATCGGGGCCGTGCTGTTCATCGGCATCGTGCTGGCCTTCCGGCAGGTCATCCGCCTCTATCCCGAGGTCTCCTGGGTCAACAATTTCCGCATCGCCGATCCCGGCCTCGCGCCGGCCCGGCACCCCAAGCTGCTGGCGCCGATGGCGATGATCCTGGGCGGCGAGCGCACCGGGCGGATGTCGATCACCCAGACCACGATGCGGCATCTGCTGGATTCGATCGCGACGCGCCTCGATGAAGCCCGCGATATCTCCCGCTACATGACCGGCCTGCTCGTCTTCCTCGGCCTGCTCGGCACCTTCTGGGGCCTGATCGAGACGGTCGGCTCGGTCGGCAAGGTGATCGACGGCCTCAAGGTCGGCGGCGATGCCGGCGCGCTGTTCGACACGCTGAAGGAGGGCCTCGCCGCCCCGCTCGGCGGCATGGGTATTTCGTTTTCGAGCTCGCTGTTCGGCCTCGCCGGCTCGCTGATCCTCGGCTTCCTCGATCTGCAATCGAGCCAGGCGCAGAACCGCTTCTACACCGACCTCGAGGACTGGCTCGCCACCACCGTGCGCGAATACGGCAGCAGCGAAGTCACCGCCGTCGCGAGCAGTGGCGGCGTTGCCAGCGGCGAGCTCCAGGCGGCGGTCGAGCGGCTTCGCTCCGTGCTCGAGGAGGGCAGCGCCAGCCGCGGCACCACGGCGGCGATGGCGAGCCTCGCAGAGGCCATCCAGGCGCTGGTCTCGCACATGCGGACCGAGCAGCAGATGATCCGGGAATGGGCCGACGGCCAGGGCGAGCAAAACCGCGAGATCCGCCGCCTGCTGGAGCGCATCGCGCGCCAGCCGGAGAAGAGTTAG
- a CDS encoding SAM-dependent methyltransferase yields MSVVSAIMGTAERVPLPDVVVRAAIQRLCSRTATRLAAHDAADDAAFAGRMMLRSIAEHADAANTQHYEVPQTFFAQVLGPNRKYSSCFYRTDATTLQEAEEEALRQTVEHAGLADGQTILELGCGWGALSLWMARQFPHAKVTAVSNSRSQRAYIEEMAQSRGMTNLRVVTSDMNVFAPDGQFDRIVSIEMFEHMMNWRKLMTRVQSWLAPEGRFFMQIFTHRVGSYLFDQANREDWIAQHFFTGGLMPSHHLVRQYDDIFAIEREWRWSGTHYQRTANDWLANFDAHRDAIEAILRNVYREDTALWMRRWRWFFLATSGLFGYADGTEWGVSHYRMKAADLCA; encoded by the coding sequence GTGAGCGTCGTTTCCGCGATCATGGGGACTGCCGAACGCGTGCCCTTGCCCGATGTGGTGGTCCGCGCCGCGATCCAGCGCCTGTGCTCCCGCACGGCAACCCGTCTCGCCGCGCATGATGCGGCCGACGATGCCGCCTTCGCCGGGCGGATGATGCTGAGGTCGATCGCCGAGCACGCCGACGCCGCCAACACCCAGCACTACGAAGTGCCGCAAACCTTCTTCGCGCAGGTGCTGGGACCGAACCGGAAATACTCCTCCTGCTTCTACAGGACCGACGCGACGACGCTGCAGGAGGCAGAGGAGGAGGCGCTGCGTCAGACCGTCGAGCATGCCGGTCTCGCAGATGGACAGACCATCCTCGAGCTCGGCTGCGGCTGGGGCGCCCTGTCGCTGTGGATGGCGCGGCAGTTTCCGCATGCCAAGGTGACCGCGGTCTCGAACTCACGGTCGCAGCGCGCCTATATCGAAGAGATGGCGCAGAGCCGCGGCATGACGAATCTGCGCGTCGTCACATCAGACATGAACGTGTTCGCCCCCGATGGCCAGTTCGACCGTATCGTCTCGATCGAGATGTTCGAGCACATGATGAACTGGCGCAAGCTGATGACGCGCGTGCAGTCATGGCTTGCTCCGGAGGGACGCTTCTTCATGCAGATCTTCACCCATCGCGTCGGCTCCTATCTGTTCGACCAGGCCAATCGCGAGGACTGGATCGCGCAGCATTTCTTCACGGGCGGCCTCATGCCGAGTCATCATCTCGTCCGGCAATATGACGATATCTTTGCAATCGAGAGGGAGTGGCGCTGGAGCGGCACGCATTATCAGCGCACGGCCAACGACTGGCTCGCCAATTTCGACGCTCATCGCGACGCCATCGAAGCCATTTTGCGCAACGTCTATCGCGAGGACACCGCGTTATGGATGCGGCGCTGGCGCTGGTTCTTCCTCGCGACGTCAGGCCTGTTCGGCTACGCCGACGGAACGGAATGGGGCGTCAGCCACTATCGGATGAAGGCGGCGGACCTTTGCGCCTAA
- a CDS encoding addiction module antidote protein, translated as MALKTTPFDAAEYLDTPEAQAEFITAALETGDAAFIRDSVNTVARARGMSEIAKSTGLSREGLYKALGETGNPEFSTMLGVLRALGLGLTARPLSRKPSKPRKTAKPRASKAA; from the coding sequence ATGGCGCTGAAAACAACACCATTTGATGCGGCGGAATATTTGGATACGCCGGAAGCACAAGCCGAATTCATTACGGCTGCGCTGGAGACAGGCGACGCGGCATTCATTCGTGACTCCGTGAATACCGTTGCGCGTGCCCGCGGCATGAGCGAGATAGCAAAATCGACGGGGCTGAGCCGCGAGGGGTTGTACAAGGCCCTCGGCGAGACCGGAAATCCGGAGTTCTCGACAATGCTGGGGGTATTGCGCGCGCTTGGCTTAGGTCTGACTGCGCGCCCCTTATCCAGGAAGCCAAGTAAGCCGCGCAAAACAGCAAAGCCGCGAGCCAGCAAGGCTGCTTAG
- a CDS encoding type II toxin-antitoxin system RelE/ParE family toxin — protein sequence MVDVVQTEAFRSWLAGLHDRRAVARIASRIALIERGALGDVKSLGAGLSEFRIDYGPGYRLYAAQRGAVTVILLCGGDKRKQSADIKRARAMLEELE from the coding sequence GTGGTCGATGTTGTACAGACAGAAGCATTTCGGAGCTGGCTTGCCGGATTACACGACCGTCGCGCAGTTGCGCGCATCGCAAGCCGAATCGCATTGATCGAACGCGGCGCACTTGGCGACGTGAAGTCTTTGGGAGCGGGCCTGTCTGAATTCAGAATTGACTACGGCCCGGGCTATCGACTCTATGCGGCACAACGTGGAGCCGTGACGGTCATCCTGCTCTGCGGTGGCGACAAGCGAAAGCAATCTGCGGACATCAAGCGGGCACGGGCCATGCTTGAGGAACTGGAGTAG
- a CDS encoding efflux RND transporter periplasmic adaptor subunit, with the protein MSGLRARSACVALMLAAFAPLLGACDESSSAVSAAQPIEPDVSIVTVKPQARAVVRELPGRISPTRVAEVRPRVSGIVVERLFRQGSEVKAGDPLYRIDPRPFEVEVMANEAGLAKAEAALMQAQQQARRIATLTSQRAAPEAENEKTIAAERQAQAEVEGRKADLARAKLNLDYATVRAPIDGVVGAALVSEGALVVQNETNLATVQQLDPIYADFTQSVTELNQLRRAFESGDLDRIEADAAKVRLVLDDNTIYALDGKLLFSDAKVDAHTGQVTLRGEFRNPKRELLPGMYVRVRIEQGLDSDAIAVPQQAVQRNGGGGSEVFVVKDDNRIAVQPIRTGSVQDGVWFVTDGLKAGDKVVVEGFQKFAAGDKVKPQSWSEAEASADNRRALKVVR; encoded by the coding sequence ATGTCAGGACTACGAGCGCGATCGGCATGCGTTGCACTGATGCTCGCGGCCTTTGCGCCGCTGCTCGGTGCTTGCGACGAATCCTCATCCGCCGTCTCCGCGGCGCAGCCGATCGAACCCGATGTCAGCATCGTCACCGTCAAGCCGCAAGCCCGCGCCGTGGTGCGTGAGCTGCCCGGCCGGATCTCGCCGACGCGCGTCGCCGAAGTGCGGCCGCGCGTGTCGGGCATCGTCGTCGAACGCCTGTTCCGGCAGGGCAGCGAAGTGAAGGCAGGCGATCCGCTCTATCGCATCGATCCGCGTCCGTTCGAGGTCGAGGTCATGGCCAATGAGGCCGGACTTGCCAAGGCTGAAGCCGCGTTGATGCAGGCGCAGCAGCAGGCGCGCCGTATCGCGACGCTGACCAGCCAGCGTGCCGCGCCGGAAGCCGAGAACGAAAAAACCATCGCAGCCGAGCGCCAAGCCCAGGCCGAAGTCGAAGGGCGCAAGGCCGACCTCGCGCGGGCCAAGCTCAACCTGGACTATGCGACCGTGCGCGCGCCGATCGACGGCGTGGTCGGCGCTGCCCTGGTCAGCGAGGGCGCGCTGGTCGTGCAGAACGAGACCAATCTCGCCACCGTGCAGCAGCTCGATCCCATTTATGCGGACTTCACCCAGTCGGTGACCGAGCTCAACCAGCTGCGCCGCGCCTTCGAGAGCGGCGATCTTGACCGCATCGAGGCGGATGCGGCCAAGGTCCGTCTCGTGCTCGACGACAATACGATCTACGCGCTCGACGGCAAGCTGCTGTTCTCCGATGCCAAGGTTGACGCGCATACCGGGCAGGTGACCTTGCGCGGCGAGTTCCGCAATCCCAAGCGCGAGCTGCTGCCGGGCATGTATGTCCGCGTCCGCATCGAGCAGGGCCTGGACTCCGACGCGATCGCGGTGCCGCAACAGGCTGTGCAGCGCAATGGCGGCGGCGGCAGCGAGGTGTTCGTCGTCAAGGACGACAATCGCATCGCGGTGCAGCCGATCCGCACTGGCTCGGTGCAGGACGGCGTCTGGTTCGTCACTGACGGCCTCAAGGCCGGCGACAAGGTCGTGGTCGAAGGCTTCCAGAAGTTTGCGGCCGGCGACAAGGTCAAGCCGCAATCCTGGTCCGAGGCCGAGGCGAGTGCGGACAACAGGCGCGCCCTCAAGGTCGTGCGGTAA
- a CDS encoding multidrug efflux RND transporter permease subunit — protein sequence MPSFFIDRPIFAWVVALFICLIGAISIPLLPIAQYPIIAPPSISISTSYPGASPENLYNSVTRLIEEELNGASGILNFESTSDSLGQVEITANFQPGTDTSAASVEVQNRIKRVEARLPRAVIQQGILIEEASSAVLQIITLNSTDGSLDEVGLGDFMIRNVLGEIRRIPGVGRATLYSTERSLRVWVDPAKLVGYGLTADDVNKAISAQNAQVASGSIGAEPSTATQRTSALVLVKGQLSSPDEFGAIILRANADGSTVRLRDVARIEVGGLSYQFNTRLNGKPTAGLSVLMSPTGNALATASAVEEKMKELSRFFPANISYEIPYNITPVVEASIKKVLSTLLEAVVLVFVVMFLFLQNIRYTIIPTIVVPVALLGACTTLLLAGYSINMLSMFGMVLAVGILVDDAIVVVENVERIMAEEGLSPKEATRKAMSQITSAIIGITLVLMAVFVPMAFFPGSVGIIYRQFSVTMVAAIGFSAFLALSLTPALCATLLKPVPAGHGHARRGVFGWFNRMLEGGKEGYSRTVGFSLKRTGRLMMVYAALLVGLSWAFVSLPGGFLPVDDQGFVTTDVQTPSDSSYGRTEAVIEKVEKYLAQRPGIDNVTFLTGFSFSGQGMNTAQAFITLKDWSERGPKDSAAAIVDDINRDLGALIRDAKISALQPPPIDNLGNSSGFSFRLQDRGQKGYPALMRAADQLIAEANASPVLQKVYVEGLPETGVVNLVIDREKAGAFGVTFEDINNTVSTNLGSNYINDFPNRGRMQRVVVQADSRDRMKTEDILNYNVKNSRGQLVPFSSFASVEWSRGPTQIAGFNYYPAVRISGEAKPGFTSGDAIAEMERLAGKLPRGFGYEWTGQSLQEKLSGSQAPFLLALSVFVVFLCLAALYESWTIPLAVLLTVPLGIVGAVVAAMLRGLPNDVYFTVGLITIIGLAAKDAILIIEFAKDLRKEGRPLVEATIEACRLRFRPILMTGLAFICGVLPMAIAHGAGGASQQALGSVVMGGMIAVVILALLMVPVFFVSVQRVLAGDREKVATSAEAYGPPAPVKP from the coding sequence ATGCCGAGCTTCTTCATCGACAGGCCGATCTTCGCCTGGGTCGTCGCGCTGTTCATCTGTCTGATCGGCGCGATCTCGATCCCGCTGTTGCCGATCGCGCAATATCCGATCATCGCGCCGCCCTCGATCTCGATCTCGACGAGCTACCCCGGCGCGTCGCCCGAAAACCTCTACAACAGCGTCACGCGGCTGATCGAGGAGGAGCTCAACGGCGCCTCTGGCATCCTCAATTTCGAATCGACCAGCGACTCGCTCGGCCAGGTCGAGATCACTGCGAACTTCCAGCCGGGCACCGACACCAGCGCAGCCTCTGTCGAGGTGCAGAACCGCATCAAGCGCGTCGAGGCGCGCCTGCCGCGCGCGGTGATCCAGCAGGGCATTTTGATCGAGGAAGCCTCCAGCGCGGTGCTGCAGATCATCACGCTGAACTCGACCGACGGCAGCCTCGACGAGGTCGGCCTCGGCGACTTCATGATCCGCAACGTGCTCGGCGAGATCAGGCGCATTCCCGGCGTCGGCCGCGCCACGCTGTATTCGACCGAGCGCAGTCTTCGCGTCTGGGTCGATCCCGCCAAGCTGGTCGGCTATGGCCTCACCGCCGATGATGTCAACAAGGCGATATCGGCGCAGAACGCGCAGGTCGCCTCGGGCAGCATCGGTGCGGAGCCGTCGACCGCGACCCAGCGCACCTCGGCGCTGGTGCTGGTCAAGGGCCAGCTGTCCTCGCCTGACGAGTTCGGCGCCATCATCCTGCGCGCCAACGCCGATGGCTCCACCGTGCGCCTGCGCGACGTCGCGCGCATCGAGGTCGGTGGCCTCAGCTATCAGTTCAACACGCGCCTGAACGGCAAGCCGACCGCGGGCCTGTCCGTCCTAATGTCGCCGACCGGCAATGCGCTGGCGACCGCGAGTGCCGTCGAAGAGAAGATGAAGGAGCTGTCGCGCTTCTTCCCGGCCAACATCAGTTACGAGATCCCCTACAACATCACGCCCGTGGTCGAGGCATCGATCAAGAAGGTGCTGTCGACCCTGCTAGAGGCCGTCGTGCTGGTGTTCGTGGTGATGTTCCTATTTCTGCAGAACATCCGCTACACCATCATTCCAACCATCGTGGTGCCGGTGGCGCTGCTCGGGGCCTGCACCACGCTGCTGCTCGCCGGCTACTCCATCAACATGCTCAGCATGTTCGGCATGGTGCTCGCGGTCGGCATCCTCGTCGACGACGCCATCGTCGTGGTCGAGAACGTCGAGCGCATCATGGCCGAGGAAGGCCTGTCGCCGAAGGAGGCAACCCGCAAGGCCATGTCGCAGATCACCAGTGCCATCATCGGCATCACCTTGGTGCTGATGGCGGTGTTCGTGCCGATGGCGTTCTTTCCGGGTTCGGTCGGCATCATCTATCGCCAGTTCTCGGTCACCATGGTCGCGGCGATCGGCTTCTCCGCCTTCCTGGCGCTGTCGCTGACGCCGGCGCTGTGCGCGACGCTGCTCAAGCCCGTCCCGGCCGGCCACGGTCACGCCAGGCGTGGCGTGTTCGGCTGGTTCAACCGCATGCTCGAAGGCGGCAAGGAGGGCTATTCCCGCACCGTCGGTTTCTCGCTGAAGCGCACCGGCCGTTTGATGATGGTCTATGCTGCGCTGCTGGTTGGGTTGTCCTGGGCCTTTGTCAGCCTGCCGGGCGGCTTCCTGCCGGTCGACGACCAGGGTTTTGTGACGACCGACGTGCAAACGCCATCGGATTCGTCCTACGGCCGCACCGAGGCGGTGATCGAGAAAGTGGAAAAATATCTGGCGCAGCGGCCCGGGATCGACAACGTCACCTTCCTCACCGGCTTCAGCTTCTCCGGCCAGGGCATGAACACGGCGCAGGCCTTCATCACCTTGAAGGACTGGTCGGAGCGCGGTCCGAAGGACTCCGCCGCGGCCATCGTCGATGACATCAACCGCGATCTCGGCGCCTTGATCCGCGATGCAAAAATCTCGGCGTTGCAGCCGCCGCCGATCGACAATCTCGGCAACTCCTCGGGCTTTTCGTTCCGTCTGCAGGATCGCGGGCAGAAGGGCTATCCGGCCCTGATGCGCGCCGCCGACCAGCTGATCGCGGAAGCCAATGCCAGCCCGGTGCTGCAGAAGGTCTATGTCGAGGGCCTGCCCGAGACGGGCGTGGTCAATCTCGTGATCGATCGCGAGAAGGCCGGCGCCTTCGGCGTCACCTTCGAGGACATCAACAACACGGTCTCGACCAATCTCGGCTCGAACTACATCAACGACTTCCCGAACCGCGGCCGCATGCAGCGCGTCGTGGTGCAGGCCGACAGCCGCGATCGCATGAAGACCGAGGACATCCTCAACTACAACGTCAAGAACTCTCGCGGCCAGCTGGTGCCGTTCTCGTCCTTCGCATCGGTCGAATGGTCGCGCGGTCCCACCCAGATCGCCGGCTTCAACTATTATCCGGCGGTGCGCATCTCGGGCGAGGCCAAGCCCGGCTTCACCTCGGGCGATGCGATCGCCGAGATGGAGAGGCTGGCCGGCAAGCTGCCGCGCGGCTTCGGCTATGAATGGACCGGCCAGTCGCTCCAGGAAAAGCTGTCGGGTTCGCAGGCGCCGTTCCTGCTGGCGCTCTCCGTCTTCGTGGTGTTCCTGTGCCTGGCCGCGCTCTATGAGAGCTGGACCATTCCGCTTGCGGTGCTGCTCACCGTGCCGCTCGGCATCGTCGGCGCGGTGGTGGCGGCGATGCTGCGCGGCCTGCCCAACGACGTCTATTTCACCGTCGGCCTGATCACCATCATCGGCCTCGCCGCCAAGGATGCGATCCTGATCATCGAATTCGCCAAGGATCTGCGCAAAGAGGGCAGGCCGCTGGTGGAGGCAACCATCGAAGCCTGTCGCCTGCGCTTCCGCCCGATCCTGATGACCGGCCTTGCCTTCATCTGCGGCGTGCTGCCGATGGCGATTGCGCATGGTGCTGGCGGCGCCAGCCAGCAGGCGCTCGGCAGCGTCGTGATGGGGGGCATGATCGCGGTGGTGATTTTGGCCTTGCTGATGGTGCCGGTGTTCTTCGTCTCGGTGCAGCGCGTGCTGGCGGGCGATCGGGAGAAGGTGGCGACGAGCGCCGAGGCGTATGGGCCACCGGCGCCGGTGAAGCCATAG
- a CDS encoding AAA family ATPase: MRLTDIAISNYRSIRRLSIPIHPLSVFVGENGVGKSNLYKSLSLLRDAATGRITRTIADEGGLNSVCWSGIRKRGEDGRLRLSARFERLKYSIEIGFPSPLAAAFAGEPMIKEESIEATQGKRTVKLMERKNSLVSVRDDGGTWSSHKDAVLPSETALAGFYDGKQCPEIDLIRNAMLGWRFYHDFRTDPASPIRKPCLAITTPSLSADGSDLAAALATLYTIRQDATELQDAIQDAFPGADLRAWEQGGLCDFDLQLEDMPRPFRAHELSDGTLKYICLLAVFMGYRLPPFIALNEPETSLHPSLLAPLARLIAKASSRADIWIVTHSEQLMEALRSESSVPLRRVIKQKGATMIEGLTLGGEYREEEAEEDDE, from the coding sequence ATGCGTCTGACCGACATTGCAATCTCGAACTATCGCTCGATCAGGCGGCTCTCCATACCCATTCACCCCTTGTCCGTGTTCGTGGGCGAGAACGGCGTCGGCAAATCCAACCTCTACAAATCCCTGTCGCTGTTGCGCGACGCGGCGACCGGGCGGATCACGCGCACGATCGCCGACGAAGGTGGGTTGAATTCGGTCTGCTGGTCCGGCATCCGCAAGCGCGGCGAGGACGGACGACTGCGATTGTCGGCGAGATTCGAGCGCCTGAAATATTCAATAGAGATCGGATTTCCCAGCCCGCTTGCGGCGGCGTTTGCCGGCGAGCCGATGATCAAGGAAGAAAGCATCGAGGCGACGCAGGGCAAGCGAACGGTCAAGTTGATGGAGCGGAAGAATTCGCTCGTCAGCGTCCGCGACGACGGCGGCACATGGAGCAGCCACAAGGATGCGGTGCTGCCGTCCGAGACGGCGCTCGCGGGATTTTACGACGGCAAGCAATGCCCCGAGATCGATCTGATCAGAAACGCCATGCTGGGATGGCGGTTCTATCACGACTTCCGCACCGATCCGGCCTCGCCGATCCGAAAGCCGTGTCTCGCGATCACGACGCCCTCGCTCAGTGCCGATGGCAGCGATCTGGCAGCGGCCCTGGCGACACTCTATACGATCAGGCAGGACGCCACCGAATTGCAGGACGCGATCCAGGATGCGTTCCCAGGCGCCGATCTCCGCGCCTGGGAGCAGGGCGGTTTGTGCGATTTCGATCTGCAACTGGAGGACATGCCGCGCCCGTTCAGGGCGCATGAACTGTCCGACGGGACGCTGAAATACATCTGCCTGCTCGCCGTGTTCATGGGCTATCGGCTGCCGCCGTTCATCGCGCTGAACGAACCCGAGACCAGCCTGCATCCGTCGCTGCTGGCGCCCTTGGCCCGGCTGATCGCCAAGGCATCAAGCCGCGCCGATATCTGGATCGTCACCCATTCGGAGCAGCTGATGGAAGCCTTGCGAAGCGAGAGCTCGGTCCCGCTTCGCCGGGTGATCAAGCAGAAAGGCGCCACCATGATCGAGGGCCTGACCCTCGGCGGGGAATACCGCGAGGAGGAAGCGGAGGAGGATGACGAATGA
- a CDS encoding inositol monophosphatase family protein: protein MLYSATINVMVKAARRAGRSLKRDLGEIEHLQVSLKGPANFVSLADKRAEEILYQDLAKARPGYGFIGEEGGTREGTDKSHTWIVDPLDGTTNFLHGIPQFAISIGLAREGTVIAGVIYNPANDELYIAERGKGAFLNDQRLRVAGRRQLNECVVACGLPHIGRGDHEEFRREMTAIQDRVAGLRRFGAASLDLAFVAAGRLDGYWERNLQSWDIAAGMLMVREAGGTISDINTPGDALVTGDVVCGNEYVHGELVRILRKPA, encoded by the coding sequence ATGCTGTATTCCGCTACTATCAACGTCATGGTCAAAGCCGCGCGCCGCGCCGGCCGCAGCCTCAAGCGCGATCTCGGCGAGATCGAGCATCTCCAGGTCTCGCTGAAGGGGCCCGCCAATTTCGTCTCGCTCGCCGACAAACGCGCCGAGGAGATCCTCTACCAGGACCTCGCCAAGGCGCGGCCCGGCTACGGCTTCATCGGCGAAGAGGGGGGCACCCGCGAGGGCACCGACAAGAGCCACACCTGGATCGTCGATCCGCTCGACGGCACCACCAACTTCCTGCATGGCATTCCGCAATTCGCGATCTCGATCGGCCTTGCCCGCGAGGGCACCGTGATCGCCGGCGTGATCTACAACCCCGCCAATGACGAGCTCTACATCGCCGAGCGCGGCAAGGGCGCCTTCCTCAACGACCAGCGCCTGCGCGTCGCCGGCCGCCGCCAGCTCAATGAATGCGTGGTGGCCTGCGGCCTGCCCCATATCGGCCGCGGCGACCACGAGGAATTCCGCCGCGAGATGACCGCGATCCAGGATCGCGTCGCGGGCCTGCGCCGCTTCGGTGCCGCCTCGCTCGACCTCGCCTTCGTCGCCGCCGGCCGCCTCGACGGCTATTGGGAGCGCAATTTGCAATCCTGGGACATCGCCGCCGGCATGCTGATGGTGCGCGAAGCGGGCGGGACGATCAGCGACATCAACACCCCGGGCGATGCCTTGGTCACGGGCGACGTGGTGTGCGGGAACGAGTACGTGCACGGGGAATTGGTGAGGATTTTGCGGAAGCCGGCGTAA
- a CDS encoding tetratricopeptide repeat protein, protein MKLPRITLLAALLLATQLLAMPAAAQLQITPPGTIPSPAPEKQKSKEPAKEKPKVAPHTITKKKEAAPAPKPSASPSPTLPATVIPAPPSDNPNVDLVFGAYQRGQYKTAFNLASERAKAGDAKAMTMLGELYSNAMGIRRDYAKAVEWYKRASDAGDREAMFALAMLRIAGRGGPVDKAEAVKLMASAAKLGEPKAAYNLALLYLDGQTLPQDVKRSAELLRQAADAGLPEAQYALATFYKEGTGVPKDLERSVRLLQAAALADNVDAEVEYAIALFNGTGTPKNEPAAVALLRKASRQGSAIAQNRLAWVLINGMGAPVDKVEGFKWHLVAKTGGKGDPELDKELADLPAEDRAKAEAAAKRWLGTK, encoded by the coding sequence ATGAAGCTTCCTCGCATCACGCTTCTGGCCGCGCTGCTGCTGGCGACGCAGCTCCTGGCAATGCCTGCGGCCGCGCAGCTTCAGATCACGCCGCCGGGCACGATCCCAAGTCCTGCGCCCGAAAAGCAGAAGTCCAAAGAACCGGCCAAGGAAAAGCCCAAGGTCGCGCCGCACACGATCACCAAGAAGAAGGAGGCCGCGCCGGCGCCGAAGCCGTCGGCCTCGCCGAGCCCGACCCTGCCTGCGACCGTGATCCCCGCGCCGCCATCAGACAATCCCAACGTCGATCTGGTGTTCGGTGCCTATCAGCGCGGCCAGTACAAGACCGCCTTCAACCTGGCCAGCGAGCGCGCCAAGGCCGGCGACGCCAAGGCCATGACCATGCTGGGCGAGCTGTATTCCAACGCCATGGGCATCCGGCGCGACTACGCCAAGGCGGTGGAATGGTACAAGCGCGCCTCCGACGCCGGCGACCGCGAGGCGATGTTCGCGCTGGCCATGCTGCGCATCGCCGGCCGCGGCGGTCCCGTCGACAAGGCCGAGGCGGTCAAGCTGATGGCCTCCGCCGCCAAGCTCGGCGAGCCTAAGGCGGCCTATAATCTCGCCTTGCTCTATCTGGACGGCCAGACCCTGCCGCAGGACGTCAAGCGCTCCGCCGAGCTGCTGCGCCAGGCGGCCGATGCCGGCCTGCCCGAGGCGCAATACGCGCTCGCGACCTTCTACAAGGAAGGCACCGGCGTGCCGAAAGACCTCGAACGGTCAGTGCGGCTGCTCCAGGCGGCCGCGCTGGCCGACAATGTCGATGCCGAGGTCGAATATGCCATCGCCCTGTTCAACGGCACCGGCACGCCGAAGAACGAGCCCGCGGCCGTGGCGTTGCTGCGCAAGGCGTCCCGCCAGGGCAGCGCGATCGCGCAGAACCGCCTCGCCTGGGTGCTGATCAACGGCATGGGCGCGCCCGTGGACAAGGTCGAGGGTTTCAAATGGCATCTGGTGGCCAAGACCGGCGGCAAAGGCGACCCGGAGCTCGACAAGGAGCTGGCCGATCTGCCCGCGGAGGACCGTGCCAAGGCGGAGGCCGCCGCCAAGAGATGGCTCGGGACCAAATGA
- a CDS encoding thiamine phosphate synthase — translation MSNKSPPPRPAPRLYLATPVVDDPASLLAELPDLLAAADVAAVLVRLKETDQRTMISRIKAMAPLVQNAGAALLVDGHPEIVARSGADGAHLANVATLEEALPSLKPDRIAGVGGLATRHESMSAGEMGADYVLFGEPDAKGQRPSAEAIAERLDWWAELFEPPCVGFATSFEEAYDFAASGADFVLVGDLVWADPRGPRAALIEADAAIKKAFAAAAAGQG, via the coding sequence TTGTCGAACAAATCGCCTCCGCCGCGCCCCGCGCCGCGCCTCTATCTCGCGACGCCCGTCGTCGACGATCCCGCCTCTCTGCTCGCTGAACTGCCTGATCTGCTCGCGGCGGCCGATGTCGCGGCCGTGCTGGTGCGGTTGAAGGAGACCGACCAGCGCACCATGATCTCGCGGATCAAGGCGATGGCGCCGCTCGTGCAGAACGCCGGCGCGGCCCTCCTGGTCGACGGTCATCCGGAAATCGTCGCGCGCAGCGGCGCCGATGGCGCGCATCTGGCAAATGTCGCGACGCTGGAGGAGGCACTGCCCTCGCTCAAGCCCGATCGCATCGCCGGCGTCGGCGGCCTCGCCACGCGCCACGAATCCATGAGCGCCGGCGAGATGGGCGCCGATTACGTGCTGTTCGGCGAGCCCGATGCGAAAGGCCAGCGGCCGTCCGCGGAGGCCATCGCCGAGCGGCTGGACTGGTGGGCCGAGCTGTTCGAGCCGCCCTGCGTCGGCTTCGCCACCTCGTTCGAGGAGGCCTACGATTTCGCCGCCAGCGGCGCCGATTTCGTGCTGGTCGGCGATCTCGTCTGGGCCGACCCGCGCGGACCCAGGGCCGCGCTGATCGAGGCCGACGCCGCGATCAAGAAGGCCTTCGCGGCGGCTGCCGCGGGCCAGGGCTAG